From the Gossypium hirsutum isolate 1008001.06 chromosome A02, Gossypium_hirsutum_v2.1, whole genome shotgun sequence genome, the window AACCGAAAGAGCTTGTGGAATTTAAGGTTCAGATTCAAGAACTTTTGGACTCTGGGTTCATCCGACTGAGTGTGTCTCCGTAGGGAGCACcagtcttatttgtgaaaaagaaggatggattcatgcgaatgtgcatcgattacagacaactgaataagctgaccattaagaacaagtaccctctGCCAAGTATTGATGATATGTTCGATCAACTGCGATGAGCTTCAGTTTTTTCTAAAGGTAATCTTCGATCGGAGTGtcatcaattgagggttaaagaggCTGATGTGCTCAAGacagcgtttaggactcgttatggtcattacgagttcctagtaatgccatttggactgaaaaatgcaccggcagctttcatggatctgataaATCGAGTGTTCCAACCCTATCTAGGTTGATTTTTTATAGTATTTATCGACGACATACTGATGTATTCGAGGactgaagatgaacatgatgaacatctccgAGTAGTTCTACAAATTTTGAGGGAGAAAtaactgtacgccaagttcagcaagtgtgaattctggttacatGAGGTAACgtttcttggtcatgtggtatctactgaggggattagggttgatcctcgaaaggTTGAGGCAGTGTTGGACTGGAAGCCGCCTAAGACAGTATCTAAGATTCGCAGTTTCCTAggactggcagggtattatagatGCTTTGTAGAGGGGTTTTCACTGATTGCCGCGCCTTTAACTAAGCTACTACGTAAGGGTGTgccgtttaactggactgatacgCAGTAAGAgtgctttgagaagctcaagaaagtACTGACTGAGGGCCCTGTCTTAATATAGCTAGAGTTTGAACAGaacttcactgtgtacagcgatacATCACAtatcggtttgggatgtgtgttgatgcaatgGGGTAAAGTGGTAGCGTATGCGTCTcgacagcttaagactcatgagacaaattatccgatgcatgacttggagttagctGGGGTGGTATTCAtactgaaaatctggaggcattgcCTGTACGATGAGAAGTGTTTCATCTACACGAATCACAAaagccttaagtatctcctcactcagaagaagttaaatcttaggcagcttatatggattgagctgcttaagaaTCATGACTGTATGATCGAATATCATTCTGGGaaagccaatgtggtggctgacgcATTGAGTAGTAGAGCCATGACTGATCTGAGGGCAACGTttgctcgcctcagtttatttgatgacaGTAGTTTGTTGGTAGAACTTCAAGTAAGACCGTTGTGAATTGAGCAGATTAAGAATAAACAGTTGGGGGATGAGTCATTGGGTCTTCGGTTCTGTTAGGTTGAAAATGGTAATACTCTGAATTTTAGGCTGAACAGTGAAGGGGTACTCTGTTTCCAAGGCAGAATTTATGTACCTAAGGATATTGTTTTaaggcagtctatactgcgagaggcgcataatagcccttatgctatgtgCCTAGGTGGAAATAAAATGTACAGAGACCGTCGTAAGATATATTGGTAGCCAGGTCTTAAGCGTAAGGTTGCCAACTTTGTGAGGAAATGtttgacttgccagcaggttaaagcggaacatcagttgccttctgggttgcttcagccagttaagattccactgtGGAAGTGAGAAAGAGTAACTATGGAATTTttgagtgggttacccttaacgcctactaaTAAGGATTTGGTATGGGTCTtcgtggatcagttgaccaaatctgcccatTTTATACCGGTTCGTATTGACTATTTGTTATAGAAACTGGCTAAGTTGTATGTATCCGAGATAGTGAGACTGTATGGGGGTACCAGTTTTtataatatctgatagagattTTCGCTTCACGTCTCGATTCGCACTCTTTcatgttggactaagttgggtaAGTGACGTGTTCTAGGCCCTGAGCTAGTATCTGATACTGATGATAAAGTCAGATTAATTCGGGATCGACTGAAGGTAGCATCAGACAgatagaaatcgtatgcagatctgaaacgTAAGAAAATTGAGTATTTTGTGGGAGATTTTGtctttctcaaggtctcaccattGAAGAAGGTACTAAGATTTAGGCGTAAGGACAAGTTGAGCctaaggtttattgggccttaccgcgtAGGACCAGTTTCCtaccagttagagctacctccggAATTAGAgcgaattcatgatgtgttccacttCTCTATGCTgagacgctatcgatctgatcctacATATGTTGTATCGGTTGAGGAGATTGAAGTTAGACCAAATCTGATTTTTGAGGAGGAACCAGTTCAAATATTGGATCAAGATGTAAAAGTATTGAGAAGGAAGTCTATTCCATTGGTTAAGGTTTTATGGCGTAATCACAgctctgaggaggccacgtgggaacctgaggagccGATGCGACAACAAAATCCTCACCTATTCTAATCAggaaatttcgaggccaaaattttctttaagaagggtagaattgtaacaccccaaatccccaaatctctaataaaattatttttgtgtatttgtgaCGTGAAATTATGTCTAGCTTAGTGATTGTGTGCTCTGGGAGTATCTGGAAAGTCATGGGTTCAATCATTAGCTTccataaaaattttacttttaaagatTAAACCCCTATCTTAGGTCAGTAGGGTTAAAAGTAAAAGTTGTTAAAACATgatagaatgggcctactggtctagtggatagtggcaTGTGGAGTGTGCTAGTGGTTTAAAGTTCAAACACCTACTTGTGCAAATAGAGATTATTTTTACAAGTGGTCGTGGGAGGAAGTTATGTTTGACCGAAACACCAAGAGTTTGAGCAGATTAGAATGGGGTTTTTGTTAGCCGAATCTGAGGAGATGGAGGGGAGGAAATTGAAGAGGAAATTGGGgaatttgaatggtttgaaagtGTTTGTGCCAAAATTGAACTGATGGCACACAGAGTTTTGATTTTGTAGGGGTGTGTTGAGGGAAAGGTGTTAGGTTGTTGACCGAATAGAGGTtttcattatttcaaaattttgaaaatagtctAGTTAGGTGCCGAATCCTCTCCTTGTTTTTCAAGTCTGCAAACAGCTTATTTTTTGTTCATTCTTCTTTTTAGTCTCGAGTAGTCCCTCAAAGGGCCCCAAGAGTGCTACCGATTTCCCCTTGTTCTTAGCCGAATACTACTTTCCCCTATCTACTACTTTTTTGTCTATTATGTCTTCTCCACTTTCTTAACTTGGCCGATTACTTGAGTGGCACTTCTCtttcctttgtttcttctttttctattgtGTGGCTGAACCCTAATATCCTTTGTTTTTCTCTTGCTTAAACCGAATACCCCTTTTCAATTG encodes:
- the LOC107952462 gene encoding uncharacterized protein, whose product is MIEYHSGKANVVADALSSRAMTDLRATFARLSLFDDSSLLVELQVSPLKKVLRFRRKDKLSLRFIGPYRVGPVSYQLELPPELERIHDVFHFSMLRRYRSDPTYVVSVEEIEVRPNLIFEEEPVQILDQDVKVLRRKSIPLVKVLWRNHSSEEATWEPEEPMRQQNPHLF